One Babylonia areolata isolate BAREFJ2019XMU chromosome 20, ASM4173473v1, whole genome shotgun sequence DNA segment encodes these proteins:
- the LOC143295200 gene encoding salivary peroxidase/catechol oxidase-like — MNIVLTSVVCLLLLVSFGNIDVLARRGHRRRRPGSSTIHSAFRRLRGPARARWDRREDTGTALNVTTLGDGSPSVVETVGGSSLIVDASCTGSIHYKPSPIHRSTSKEDCHTDWARRYRTADGSCNSVFNLGAADTPFNRLLPALYADYVNSPRSRGSEGYPLPTPTDVSRLVLSSGNASMDRTTMFVQWGQFIDHDLTLTPVATETSGAIHCCGPNGSLPSRVAHPDCFPIKLSKLDADKRFVGHCMEFIRSLPARRPNGHEKTPREQINTLTAFLDGSVIYGSSLEEQRQLRTVTPSGAPGDELKTSENNLLPKAHESNCIHEKGQHCFLAGDARVHVQPALTVVHTMFVRLHNEVVVGLRKARPEDGPEELFQLARKVVVAIIQKIHYKEWLPLILGPTLSGRYGLWTDINKRCGYSSSVDPRILNSFATAAFRFGHSLLNGHLMVDGKAYKFRELFFKTDLVFKKFYGLVISLVSTGERSRSQSFDRHMKEDFTDHLFEPQSQAEEGPSHGLDLGALNIQRGRDHGLPPYNHFRKVCGFPAIRNFSEFGEMNMKLQHLYRSVDNIDLFVGGLMERPVNGGTVGPTFACIIAQQFHALKYGDRFYFETDRIPEGFTDDQLQAILNVTLSKVFCVTTGLDMVQKQVFLPWGDRLNCTTIKEHFLDYSLWKN, encoded by the exons AGGACACGGGCACAGCTTTGAACGTCACCACACTCGGTGATGGCAGTCCCTCTGTGGTGGAGACGGTGGGGGGAAGCTCACTGATAGTGGATGCCTCCTGCACAGGCTCCATTCACTACAAGCCGTCCCCCATCCATCGGTCCACGAGTAAAGAG GACTGCCACACTGACTGGGCCCGGAGGTACCGCACTGCCGACGGTTCCTGCAACAGCGTGTTCAATCTGGGAGCTGCCGACACGCCCTTCAATCGGCTCCTGCCTGCCCTCTATGCGGACT ACGTGAACTCCCCACGTAGCCGTGGAAGTGAGGGGTACCCACTGCCCACCCCCACAGACGTTAGTAGACTGGTCCTGTCCTCAGGTAACGCCTCCATGGACCGTACCACGATGTTCGTACAGTGGGGTCAGTTCATTGACCACGACTTGACCCTCACGCCCGTCGCCACCG AAACGTCAGGAGCCATCCACTGCTGCGGGCCCAACGGCAGCCTCCCCAGTCGGGTGGCCCACCCGGATTGCTTCCCCATTAAGCTGAGCAAGCTGGATGCCGACAAACGCTTCGTGGGACACTGCATGGAGTTCATCCGTTCTCTGCCAGCGCGCCGGCCCAACGGTCATGAGAAAa CCCCCAGAGAGCAGATCAACACGCTGACGGCCTTTCTGGACGGCTCCGTGATCTACGGCAGCAGCCTGGAGGAGCAGAGACAGTTGAGGACTGTCACCCCGTCTGGAGCCCCGG GCGACGAGCTGAAGACCTCAGAGAACAATCTGTTACCCAAGGCACACGAGAGTAACTGCATCCACGAGAAAGGACAGCACTGCTTTCTGGCCG GTGACGCCAGGGTGCACGTGCAGCCAGCGCTGACCGTGGTGCACACCATGTTCGTCCGTCTGCACAACGAGGTGGTGGTGGGCCTGAGGAAGGCCCGGCCAGAGGACGGCCCCGAGGAGCTGTTTCAGCTGGCCCGCAAGGTGGTGGTGGCCATCATTCAGAAGATCCACTACAAGGAGTGGCTTCCCCTGATCCTGGGCCCCACGCTGTCCGGTCGGTACGGCCTGTGGACCGACATTAA CAAACGGTGCGGGTACTCCTCTTCCGTGGATCCCCGTATCCTCAATTCCTTCGCCACTGCCGCTTTCCGCTTTGGTCACTCCCTGCTCAACGGTCATCTCATGGTGGAcggaaa GGCTTACAAATTCCGCGAACTATTTTTCAAAACTGACCTGGTGTTCAAGAAGTTTTATGGTCTTGTAATTTCGCTGGTCAGCACGGGTGAAAGATCCCGATCTCAGAGCTTCGACAGGCACATGAAGGAAGACTTTACtg ACCACTTGTTTGAACCCCAATCCCAAGCGGAAGAAGGCCCCAGTCACGGCCTTGACCTTGGGGCCCTGAACATCCAGAGAGGAAGGGACCACGGATTACCTCCCTACAACCACTTCCGGAAAGTGTGCGGATTTCCGGCCATCAGAAACTTCTCGGAGTTCGGCGAGATGAACATGAAACTGCAACATTTGTACAG GTCAGTGGATAACATAGACCTGTTCGTTGGAGGTTTGATGGAACGGCCAGTGAACGGGGGCACAGTGGGCCCGACTTTCGCCTGCATCATTGCTCAGCAGTTCCACGCCCTCAAGTATGGGGATCGATTCTACTTTGAGACGGACCGCATACCTGAGGGTTTCactgatg accagCTGCAGGCGATCCTTAACGTGACGCTGTCCAAGGTGTTCTGTGTCACCACTGGTCTGGACATGGTGCAGAAACAGGTTTTCCTTCCTTG gggggataGACTGAACTGTACTACCATCAAAGAACACTTTCTGGACTACAGTCTGTGGAAGAACTAA